The following proteins come from a genomic window of Nautilia profundicola AmH:
- a CDS encoding M48 family metallopeptidase yields the protein MVNLLIGIFGIYVFIKIVLEIKEVLYIKNVFGLGAVLMDIETYKDAAIYSIYKHTLNIFNALISLFLVVFWLSGGLFIINFLLYKSNSLLSELEILLAFFAINYILTLPINIWEKHIDKRFGFNVAPWSMFLVDEVKKIFLFIIFGGAFFAGLIYFIENFKNWWLYGFVFTFGVVIMINLLYPFFAQMFNKFTPLEDEGLKDAIEEMMAKVGFKSSGIYVMDASKRDTRLNAYFAGFGNTKRVVLFDTLLKKLTKDEILAVLGHELGHFKHKDIFKNIAVVGVMLFVLFAIFGNLPDTLFKELMVPKIGANIIILALLFSEVIFFVLQPFVNLISRHNEFAADEMGSELVSKKDLASALKKLVSENKHFPRVSKLYSFIYYSHPPILERLEKLENEK from the coding sequence ATGGTCAATTTGTTGATTGGAATATTTGGTATATATGTTTTTATTAAAATAGTTTTGGAAATAAAAGAAGTTTTATATATTAAAAACGTATTTGGACTCGGTGCCGTATTAATGGATATAGAAACATATAAAGACGCAGCGATATATTCTATATATAAGCACACTCTTAATATTTTTAACGCTTTAATTTCACTCTTTTTGGTAGTTTTTTGGCTTAGCGGAGGACTGTTTATTATCAATTTCTTACTTTACAAAAGTAATTCTTTGCTTAGTGAGCTTGAAATACTTTTGGCTTTTTTTGCAATAAACTACATTTTAACTTTGCCTATTAATATCTGGGAAAAGCATATAGATAAAAGGTTCGGTTTTAATGTAGCGCCTTGGAGTATGTTTTTAGTGGATGAAGTTAAAAAGATTTTTTTATTTATAATATTTGGTGGTGCATTTTTTGCAGGACTTATATATTTTATTGAGAATTTTAAAAACTGGTGGTTATACGGATTTGTATTCACATTCGGTGTAGTAATAATGATTAATCTTTTATATCCTTTTTTTGCACAGATGTTTAACAAATTTACTCCTCTTGAAGATGAAGGACTTAAAGATGCCATTGAAGAGATGATGGCTAAAGTCGGGTTTAAAAGCAGCGGTATATATGTAATGGACGCAAGTAAAAGGGATACGAGGTTAAATGCTTATTTTGCAGGGTTTGGTAATACTAAAAGGGTAGTGCTTTTTGATACGCTTCTTAAAAAACTTACCAAAGATGAAATTTTGGCAGTTTTGGGACATGAGCTTGGCCATTTCAAACACAAAGATATATTTAAAAACATTGCAGTTGTGGGTGTGATGCTTTTTGTATTGTTTGCTATATTCGGCAATCTGCCCGATACTCTTTTTAAAGAGCTTATGGTGCCTAAAATCGGTGCAAATATTATTATTTTGGCACTGCTTTTCAGTGAAGTGATTTTCTTTGTATTGCAGCCGTTTGTAAATCTTATCAGCAGACACAACGAATTTGCCGCCGATGAAATGGGAAGTGAGCTTGTAAGCAAAAAAGACCTTGCAAGCGCACTTAAAAAACTTGTAAGCGAAAACAAACACTTTCCGAGAGTCAGCAAACTATATTCGTTTATTTACTATTCGCATCCTCCTATTTTAGAAAGACTTGAAAAGCTGGAGAATGAGAAATGA
- a CDS encoding prepilin-type N-terminal cleavage/methylation domain-containing protein — translation MTSYTKLTKQKNYNFSSAFTMIELLVVIIIIGIIVATLSFNFSPNRLQLATDQLIKDIKFTQSLALKDDKYQPFPKSSSSEDQNQSKYWFKQWWQLRIGRTTNGNYFYEIFSDSVNSSNIFDKTANPLSEVALDPQTKKYLTGNYSANTDEDLNLSKMGISIIKDDNNNTLTSGSIRFVFDNVGNVYLDEGTSGDTGDINPFDTGRHLLTHNYKLRLCSDNNCNNCIAIEISPSGNVEQTNCN, via the coding sequence ATGACATCTTATACCAAGTTGACAAAGCAGAAGAACTATAATTTTTCTTCTGCTTTTACAATGATTGAACTTCTCGTTGTAATTATAATAATAGGTATAATCGTAGCAACTCTTTCATTTAATTTTTCTCCAAACAGACTTCAATTAGCTACTGATCAATTGATTAAAGATATTAAATTTACACAATCTCTTGCTTTAAAAGATGATAAATATCAACCTTTTCCAAAAAGCTCTTCATCAGAAGATCAAAATCAAAGTAAATATTGGTTTAAACAGTGGTGGCAGTTAAGAATTGGTAGAACAACAAATGGAAATTATTTTTATGAGATATTTTCAGATTCAGTTAATTCTTCAAATATATTTGATAAAACAGCGAATCCATTATCTGAAGTAGCATTGGATCCGCAAACAAAAAAATATTTAACAGGTAATTATTCTGCAAATACAGATGAAGATTTGAATTTATCAAAAATGGGTATATCTATTATCAAAGATGACAACAATAATACTCTTACTTCTGGTTCTATAAGATTTGTATTTGATAATGTAGGAAATGTATATTTAGATGAAGGAACATCTGGTGATACTGGTGATATTAATCCATTTGACACTGGAAGACATCTTTTAACACATAACTATAAACTTAGGCTTTGTTCAGATAATAATTGTAATAATTGTATAGCAATAGAAATTTCTCCATCAGGGAATGTAGAACAAACTAATTGCAATTAA
- a CDS encoding SDR family NAD(P)-dependent oxidoreductase, translated as MKVLITGISRGIGYGLAKYYIENGDEVYAIGRKNPFDDALRFYRLDVSAYEKIPHAIESLEIDELDLAILNAGILGEIKEMKYWSVKELQNIFDINVWANKVLIDELAPFTEKIVVMSSGAAVNGNPGWGGYSLSKCAVNMMVSIYSKEIDSKIYALAPGVIDTDMVEKVISGDHSKFPSLDRVEKGRVSLEEGVLRIVNTIDKLDGFENGSFVDVRLV; from the coding sequence ATGAAAGTATTGATTACAGGGATTAGCAGAGGGATAGGATACGGACTTGCGAAGTATTATATTGAAAACGGGGATGAAGTTTATGCAATAGGCAGAAAAAATCCCTTTGACGATGCTCTTAGGTTTTACAGGCTGGATGTAAGTGCATATGAGAAGATTCCCCATGCCATTGAGTCTCTTGAAATTGATGAGCTTGATTTGGCAATTTTAAATGCGGGAATATTGGGTGAGATTAAAGAGATGAAGTATTGGAGTGTTAAAGAGCTTCAAAATATATTTGATATTAATGTATGGGCTAATAAGGTTTTGATAGATGAACTTGCTCCTTTTACTGAAAAAATAGTGGTAATGAGCAGCGGGGCGGCCGTAAACGGAAACCCAGGCTGGGGAGGATATTCTTTAAGCAAATGTGCGGTAAATATGATGGTCAGTATCTACTCAAAAGAGATTGATTCTAAAATTTACGCTTTGGCTCCGGGAGTTATTGATACGGATATGGTAGAAAAGGTAATAAGCGGAGATCATTCCAAATTTCCAAGCCTTGACAGGGTCGAAAAGGGCAGGGTTAGTCTGGAAGAGGGAGTATTAAGAATTGTAAATACTATTGATAAACTTGACGGATTTGAAAACGGTAGTTTTGTGGATGTGAGGCTGGTTTGA
- the prmC gene encoding peptide chain release factor N(5)-glutamine methyltransferase: protein MKIKDFLKETNGSYILEKVLNKDKTWLFLHDDLEVPKEAVEILRKVKSGYPVEYIFEEVWFYGDRFYIKEGVLIPRDDTEVVLERAIKLINEKCKTKSEKCKIVDCCTGSGVIAIEIAKHTNAKVIATDISDTAIEVAEKNIALHNVDVEVKKCDLLKCEGEEIKADILVSNPPYVENSWQKPNVYEPDLAFYGGDDGLDIVKELILKAKDLKYKAAVIEIGYNQKNLLSEFLKDKAESFEFFNDLAGNVRGIEIIF, encoded by the coding sequence TTGAAAATAAAAGACTTTTTAAAAGAAACAAACGGAAGCTACATACTTGAAAAAGTATTAAACAAAGACAAAACATGGCTGTTTTTGCATGATGATCTGGAAGTGCCGAAAGAAGCTGTTGAGATTTTGCGAAAAGTAAAATCAGGATATCCGGTTGAGTATATTTTTGAGGAAGTGTGGTTTTACGGGGACAGGTTTTATATAAAAGAGGGTGTGCTGATTCCAAGGGATGATACGGAGGTAGTACTGGAAAGAGCGATAAAGTTAATAAATGAAAAGTGTAAAACGAAAAGTGAAAAGTGTAAGATAGTGGATTGCTGCACGGGAAGCGGGGTGATAGCGATAGAAATTGCCAAGCATACAAATGCCAAAGTTATTGCAACGGATATTAGTGACACAGCCATTGAAGTGGCTGAAAAAAACATAGCTTTACATAATGTCGATGTTGAAGTAAAAAAATGTGATTTATTAAAATGTGAAGGAGAGGAGATAAAAGCCGACATTCTTGTTTCCAATCCTCCGTATGTGGAAAATTCTTGGCAAAAACCAAATGTTTATGAGCCGGATTTAGCGTTTTACGGAGGGGATGACGGGCTTGATATAGTAAAGGAGCTTATCCTTAAAGCAAAAGATCTGAAATACAAAGCTGCGGTAATAGAAATAGGGTATAACCAAAAAAATCTTTTAAGTGAATTTTTAAAAGACAAGGCTGAAAGTTTTGAATTTTTTAACGATTTGGCGGGAAATGTGAGAGGAATTGAGATTATTTTTTGA